The genomic window TCAAGACGTTAAATGCAAGCCAGTAAAATCCATACCCGATCCCTAAGAGCCCTCCGAGCAATAAAATAAAATCCGAGGCATTGGGCCCAATAACTAAAACAAAAATATAAAATAGAGCTAAAAAAATAACTCCTATTCTAAGAACAATTACGCGGTCCACTTTTTTTGCCCAACCGCCTGCAATGATAAAGGTAATCGGTTGTAATACAACGATGGCAAGGTTATACAGTCCTATATCGGAAAATTGTCCCGATTGTTTCCATAGATAAATATTAACAAACGTGTTGGAAAGCGATATGCTTAAAGAGTATAATCCACCGATTAATAATAGCAATGTCAAATCCCTATTGAGTTCAACATCTCCAATCAACAATTTTAACTTACTCATAAAAAAACTCCCCTTTTTACTCTAAAGGGTAGTTTCTAACAAAACGAAAATACATATGCACTTTTCGTAAAACTAAATATTTATATTCTTTACCATTTTTGAGGGAACTGCTCCACAACGTACTTTAAGGGGCAGTTCCATTTTATAAAAGTTCTTAAAATTTTTTCAGCCTTGCAAAAGAGATTAGGTTTAACAGATTTATCCTATTTTCTTTACCTATCGTTCTTACTCGTCCAAAAAAAGTTCCAAGAAACTGTTCCCAAAGGAATCCAATTGTGTTTTTGGAAGCAGGATCATCACGAATCAAACGAATGGTCGCATGCAAAGCCTCATCCAAATGCGAAAGCGCCTGTTTTAGATGGATAATCACCTCGTTGTCTTGCTTATTCTCCACTCTACCCCTCCTCTATTAACGAACATCTCTTCTTTTCTAATGATAAACGCGATTTTGATTTTCCGCCTTATGCACTTCACCATCAATAAATATATCTTTATCCAGGCTTTTTCTAATCCGTTCAAATTTAACCTCTGCTGCAATATCTTCAATTCCTTCTTTAGCCGTAACGATTAAGTATTTCATTTGCCTCGAAAGATCCCAGATGATAGGGCGCAGAGTGTTTCTAACTACAGGAACTAAGGCTGTGGTTGCGATGGCAAGTGCCGAGCCTACAACAATGCGCTGTAAATTTCGTTCAAGCATAAATAGACCTCCTTAGTAAAGTTATTTATTTTTTGATCATTTTTTTCTGTTTTTATACCCTTGTTATGCCGTTGCTCGATTAACTTTACCAATTAAAGGATATATCGGTTTGTTTATCCATAAATTTGATAACGGTTTTGCGAGTCGGGCTGAAGCTACTGCAACTAAAAGAATAGGACCCCAGTTCCAAAGAGGCAGAGGAGCTGTTTTAAAAATTGCTGCTAATGGCGGGATATAAATAACGCTTAGCAGTGCCAGCCATGAAATTCCAAGGGCACCTATCAGGAAGCGGTCTTTTGTCACATCTTTTATTGTTTCCTCAGAATCTGCTTGTCTCCATGAGAACGTCTGTATCAGCTGTCCTGCTACCAACGTTGAAAATGCAACTGTTTGGGCTGCAGCCAATGACATTCCGGCTCCCAGACCCCAAATAAAGAGACCGAGCGATCCCAATCCTAAAATGGTTCCGCGGGTTACGACTTGTTTGTATAAAGTGCCATCAACAATTTCCTGTCGTTTTGTTTCTTTTGTTTTATTGCCGGGATTTACAGCAAGGATCATAGCAGGTAAAGCGTCAGTCAGCATGTTCATTAATAAGATTTGAACTGGCACGACCGGAAGCGGCAGACCCGCCATTACAGCCAAAGAAGTGACAAGAATTTCAGAAAGGTTTCCGCTCAACAAGCATCCAATTGCTTTTCTTATATTTCCAATAATGGTTCTTCCTTCTTTCACTCCGTCAACAATTGATCCAAAATGATCTTCTTTCAAAACCATATCGGCGGTTTCTTTTGTTACTTGGGTGCCTGTTTGGCCCATAGCAATTCCGATATCTGCCTTTTTAATTGCCGGAGAATCATTAACTCCATCACCTGTCATCGCAACGATATGCCCTTTTTGCTGAAGAACCGTTACGATTCGAAGTTTGTGCTCCGGAGTTACTCTTGCATAGATGACAATATCTTCAATAATCGTTTTCAACTCTTGATCCGAAATCAGATCAAGCTCTTGGCCTGTTACTACTTTCATTCGATCATCGTAAATTCCGATTTTCTTTGCAATGGCCAAAGCAGTAAGCGGATGATCTCCGGTAATCATAACCGGTTTAATCCCCAATTTAACTGCTTCACGAATGCTTTTTTCCACTTCTGGTTTTGGTGGATCCATCATACCTGCCATACCTACATATATAAGCTTGCTATCTATATCCTGTAAGCAGTCATTATTGACGTGCTTGTCTAATTTCCGGTAAGCAAAACCTAATACTCGCAGAGCCTGCCTGGCAAATGCGTCATTTTGTTCCATAATCTGTGTGCGTACCTTTTCATTTAACGGATAGATCTTTCCGTTTTTCTGATAGTGTGAGCAATTGTTCAACAGTTTCTCAACAGATCCCTTTGACATGACAAAACATTGTTCTTCTTGATTATTTTCATGGCAAACGACACTCATCTTTCCGCTGTTTGAGTCAAAAGGTATTTCTTCAACACGCTTCCAGTGGTTATGGTTTTCTGCTAACAAGCCTCGTTTAGCTGCAAGTGAAAGAAGAGCTCCTTCAGTAGGATCACCTTTTACATTCCACCGTCCCTCTTCATGAAACAGCTGTGAATTATTGCAAAGCAGTCCGATTCTTAATATTTGATCTACATCTTTCGAAGATGTTTCAGACTGATCCATTCCTATAATTGTTCCTTCTGGATTATAACCATCACCAGTTACTTCATATTCCATGTCTACTGTTGAAATTCGTTTAACCGTCATTTCATTTTTAGTTAAGGTGCCGGTTTTATCAGAACAAATAACTGTCGCTCTTCCTAGAATCTCTAAAGCGGACAGCTTTCGTACCAGTGCCTTTTTCTTAGCCATGCGGAATATACCCGCTGTAAGGGCAAAAGTAATGGTTATAGGCAGCCCTTCCGGAATGGCCGAAGCTGTTAAAGCAACAGATGTTGCCACCATTTCCGTTATAGGCATTCCTCTTAATAGACCTGTAATAAAGACAATGGCACCAACGGCAAGAGCACCTTTCATAAATTTTTTGCTGATGGCTGTAACTTGTTTTTGAAGCGGGGTTGTATGATCTTCATCTTCTGTTAATAGAGATAGAAGGTGCCCCATTTCAGTATATTTGCCTATTTGCACAACCACTGCCTTGCATTTTCCTCGGGTTATGTGTGTGCCCATATAAAGCATGTTGGTTCGGTCTGTAACTGGCACGTCCTCGTTTATGTTCATTTCCTTCTTTTCAACGGGGAGCGATTCGCCCGTTAACGCGGATTCGTTCACTTCCAAGTTCCATGATTGAATGATCCGGAGATCAGCCGGCACGCGATCACCAGCTTCAAGTTCAACAATATCTCCCGGAACTAAGTCATGGGCTGCAATTTCGTTCACAGCGCCATCACGGACGACACTGCAGTTAGGAGGGACAAATTGGCTCATTGTTTCCACTGCCTTGTCTGCTTTTCTTTCCTGGATTGTACCAATCCCTGCATTTATCAAAAGAATCGAACCCATGATTAATCCATCAAACAAATGACCTGTAAAAGCACTAAGAAGTGCTGTGGCTGCGAGAACTTGTGTTGTAAATTCCTTGAATTGGCCGACATATGTTTTCAGCCAATGTGGGCGTGTTTTCGAAACAAGCTGATTTTTGCCATATAAATGAAAAGCCTTATTTACCTGCTCGGTGTTAAGGCCGTTATTTTTATCAATATTAAAATATTTTAAAACTTCATCTGCATTCTTTGAATGCCATGGAATATTAGCGGCATTCGCATCATTCTCGTGATTCCTGTTAGCAATTTTAAACCTCTGTTCTGTCCATATTTTTGCTCTGGACATAAACGTCAATGATAAAGCATCCCCGATCAGATTAACAAGAGGTGCACTAATGATAAGTGGCATTGCAATCATAGAGCCTGTCAAATTCCACATTTTAGTTATGTTAGTATTCTGTTTTACTATCTTCTTTAAGTCATTGCCAACTTGCATCGTCTTTGCGATGCCAGGTATCTGTTTAAACGTACAGTACGGATAAAAAGAAACTACTTTATTTTTTTCACTAACAGGATCTTTTATCACGACGAGTACATCTTCACGTCGATTGATCTTAAGGTCATTATGGGAGATCAGTTGAACCCCATAATCGTTTAAGTGTTGATTAAGTATATCCAGATCAACGTTCGATTCATTGTTTACAAATGCAACTTTTCTGCCTTTTAAGAGTGTTAATAGCGGAATGCACTCTTTACGAACGGTTCCATCAACAGAAATAAGAGAAGCATCCTTAAAAACAACCGTTTTCGTTTGAGTCAATTGATAAATTTTTAGTATAAATTAGTAGAAGGTTCGTTTTCAGATAACTTAGGCCTTTCATTTTGCAGCAGACGGCTGCTATTCAACATTTGATTGTTAAAAAGAATATTACCTGCCTGATAACCAGCATAATTCCCAATCCGGTTTCCAATTATGCTTCCGATAATAGATCCTATGATCGTTCCTGCACCCGGCAAAACGGCGGATCCAAGAATCGCTCCATATTCAAAACCAGCCATAATGCCTAAACTCCCTGTAACATTTTTGGAAGTTTGAATGGCATACTCTTTTTTATCCATTTTGCCGGAAGCAACGGCTTGAGTGTCCTGTAATTGTGCCATTCCTCCTGAAATTATTCCAGCCCAAAGTGAAACCCCTTTAAACATGAACCATCCTCCTTTCACTGTATAATTTGTCCAAAAAATCTAAAATTATGTCAGCGGTTGAAAATATTTAAAGAAAATCATTCCTTTTGATCATTTTTATTCAACTCACTATTCTTCATCATCAGCTACTTCGTATGCCCATCCAAAAAAAATCATTTGGCTGTCTATCTCTTCGTCATCTGGATTTTTCTTTACATAAGAATAACATCCATATTGGTCTTGTTCCCGGGCTTTTACATTATCACTTAAAAGTACGGTTAATATTTGTTTAAGCCTCTCCTTAAGTTCTTGATGATAAACGGGGAATGCAATTTCAACTCGTTTTTCCATATTTCGTGTCATTAAATCAGCTGAGGAAAGAAGGATTTTTTCATCACCGTTATGATGAAAATAATAAATACGGCTATGCTCTAAAAAACGTCCAACAATGCTGCGGACTCGGATATTCTCGCTGGCCCCTTCAATACCCGGACGAAGACAACATATTCCCCGAACGATAAGGTCAATCTTTACACCAGCCTGTGAAGCTTCATAAAACTTCAATATTAATTGCTTATCTGTTAAAGAATTCATTTTCGCTATGATCCTGCCATTCCCAAATTGTTTATGAAACTCAATTTCTTTGTCAATCAGCCGGATGAATTCATCTCGAATATCGAAAGGGGATACAGAAAAATGGTGAAAGTCTGGCTTTTCCATGTAACCGCTTAAATAATTAAAAAAATTGGTTGCATCGATTCCGAATTCTGGATTTGAGGTAATGAATCCTAAATCGGTATAGACTTTTGCTGTTTCTTCATTATAATTGCCAGTTCCCAAATGAACAAAACGTTGAATATTACCATTCATTTTGCGAACGATGAGCGTGATTTTGCTATGAGTCTTTAATAATATCTTCCCGTATATAACATGGCAGCCTGATTTTTCAAGCTCTTTTGCCCAATGTACATTATGTTCTTCATCAAATCGTGCTTTCAGTTCAACAAGGACAAGTACTTGCTTTCCTCTTTCTGCTGCCTTTTTTAGATTTTCAATGATAGGAGAATTTTCACTGACTCGGTAAAGAGTTTGTTTAATGGCCATAACATTAGGATCCTCAGCAGCACACCGTATAAAATCAATAACAGGTTCAAAAGATTCATAAGGATGATGAAGCAGGATATCTTTTTCAGCTGCAACATCAAAAATATTCTGTTTCTTCCCGCTTATTTCATTGATCAGATCCTTTGATGGCTGGGGAATTAATGTTTCAAAAGTCAGATGTTCCTTTAATGGAGCAATTTGTTTATAAAAACTAAATAAAAACGTTAAGTCAAGAGGACCGTTTAAAAAATATGTATCCTTCTCGTATATTTCCAATTCACTTAATAAGTAAGCAAGAATTTCCTGATCAATGAAATGATTTGATATTTCCAACCGGACAGTTGCTCCCCAATTTCTCTTTTTTAACTCTTCTTCGATTTCTTTTAATAGGTCTCTCGCACCCTCTTCATGTATTTCTAAATCTGCATTCCTCGTAATGCGAAATTGCGTCACGGATTCAACGTGCAGCCCGCGAAACAATTTATGGACAAAGTGGATAATGAGATCCTCAATTAAGACAAAAATTTTTTTATCACTTTCGATTTTATTTGGAACTTCTACGAATCGTTCAAATCCTCTTGGTATTTGTACAATTGCCAATTTTTTTTGGAGAGTTGATTCTTCCCTCTCATCGGATAAAACCACTGCAAGATTCATACTTTTGTTAGCCAGCAAAGGAAAAGGCCGGTAAGCATCAATAGCCATTGGTGTTAAAACAGGAAAAATAACTTGATCAAAATGTTGTTCCAGGGCAATTAAAGCTTCTTGCGGGAGATCTCTAATTGGAAGAAAGTAAATATTTTCTTTTTCCAACAAGGATAATAGATGTTTAAACGTTTCGTATTGCGTTTGGACCAATTCATGGGTAATTTTCGCAATTTCAGTTATTTGTTGTTTCGGAGTTAATCCGGCCTTATTTTCAGGTTTTGTAAACCCTGCTTTTATCTGATCTTTAAGACCAGCCACTCGAACCATAAAAAACTCGTCCAAATTTGAACTAAAAATAGCCAGGAATTTGAGCCTTTCAAGTAAAGGATTCCGTTCATCAATTGCTTCTTCCAAGACTCGTTTATTAAAAGCCAGCCAGCTAAGTTCCCGGTTATTAAAGTAAGCCGGTTGATTGAAATCATTATAC from Bacillus methanolicus includes these protein-coding regions:
- a CDS encoding cation-translocating P-type ATPase, producing MTQTKTVVFKDASLISVDGTVRKECIPLLTLLKGRKVAFVNNESNVDLDILNQHLNDYGVQLISHNDLKINRREDVLVVIKDPVSEKNKVVSFYPYCTFKQIPGIAKTMQVGNDLKKIVKQNTNITKMWNLTGSMIAMPLIISAPLVNLIGDALSLTFMSRAKIWTEQRFKIANRNHENDANAANIPWHSKNADEVLKYFNIDKNNGLNTEQVNKAFHLYGKNQLVSKTRPHWLKTYVGQFKEFTTQVLAATALLSAFTGHLFDGLIMGSILLINAGIGTIQERKADKAVETMSQFVPPNCSVVRDGAVNEIAAHDLVPGDIVELEAGDRVPADLRIIQSWNLEVNESALTGESLPVEKKEMNINEDVPVTDRTNMLYMGTHITRGKCKAVVVQIGKYTEMGHLLSLLTEDEDHTTPLQKQVTAISKKFMKGALAVGAIVFITGLLRGMPITEMVATSVALTASAIPEGLPITITFALTAGIFRMAKKKALVRKLSALEILGRATVICSDKTGTLTKNEMTVKRISTVDMEYEVTGDGYNPEGTIIGMDQSETSSKDVDQILRIGLLCNNSQLFHEEGRWNVKGDPTEGALLSLAAKRGLLAENHNHWKRVEEIPFDSNSGKMSVVCHENNQEEQCFVMSKGSVEKLLNNCSHYQKNGKIYPLNEKVRTQIMEQNDAFARQALRVLGFAYRKLDKHVNNDCLQDIDSKLIYVGMAGMMDPPKPEVEKSIREAVKLGIKPVMITGDHPLTALAIAKKIGIYDDRMKVVTGQELDLISDQELKTIIEDIVIYARVTPEHKLRIVTVLQQKGHIVAMTGDGVNDSPAIKKADIGIAMGQTGTQVTKETADMVLKEDHFGSIVDGVKEGRTIIGNIRKAIGCLLSGNLSEILVTSLAVMAGLPLPVVPVQILLMNMLTDALPAMILAVNPGNKTKETKRQEIVDGTLYKQVVTRGTILGLGSLGLFIWGLGAGMSLAAAQTVAFSTLVAGQLIQTFSWRQADSEETIKDVTKDRFLIGALGISWLALLSVIYIPPLAAIFKTAPLPLWNWGPILLVAVASARLAKPLSNLWINKPIYPLIGKVNRATA
- a CDS encoding glycine zipper domain-containing protein; translation: MFKGVSLWAGIISGGMAQLQDTQAVASGKMDKKEYAIQTSKNVTGSLGIMAGFEYGAILGSAVLPGAGTIIGSIIGSIIGNRIGNYAGYQAGNILFNNQMLNSSRLLQNERPKLSENEPSTNLY
- a CDS encoding RNA degradosome polyphosphate kinase produces the protein MRWNLTEYNDFNQPAYFNNRELSWLAFNKRVLEEAIDERNPLLERLKFLAIFSSNLDEFFMVRVAGLKDQIKAGFTKPENKAGLTPKQQITEIAKITHELVQTQYETFKHLLSLLEKENIYFLPIRDLPQEALIALEQHFDQVIFPVLTPMAIDAYRPFPLLANKSMNLAVVLSDEREESTLQKKLAIVQIPRGFERFVEVPNKIESDKKIFVLIEDLIIHFVHKLFRGLHVESVTQFRITRNADLEIHEEGARDLLKEIEEELKKRNWGATVRLEISNHFIDQEILAYLLSELEIYEKDTYFLNGPLDLTFLFSFYKQIAPLKEHLTFETLIPQPSKDLINEISGKKQNIFDVAAEKDILLHHPYESFEPVIDFIRCAAEDPNVMAIKQTLYRVSENSPIIENLKKAAERGKQVLVLVELKARFDEEHNVHWAKELEKSGCHVIYGKILLKTHSKITLIVRKMNGNIQRFVHLGTGNYNEETAKVYTDLGFITSNPEFGIDATNFFNYLSGYMEKPDFHHFSVSPFDIRDEFIRLIDKEIEFHKQFGNGRIIAKMNSLTDKQLILKFYEASQAGVKIDLIVRGICCLRPGIEGASENIRVRSIVGRFLEHSRIYYFHHNGDEKILLSSADLMTRNMEKRVEIAFPVYHQELKERLKQILTVLLSDNVKAREQDQYGCYSYVKKNPDDEEIDSQMIFFGWAYEVADDEE